A single region of the Gasterosteus aculeatus chromosome 1, fGasAcu3.hap1.1, whole genome shotgun sequence genome encodes:
- the sphkap gene encoding A-kinase anchor protein SPHKAP isoform X3, producing the protein MLPSLFTVLRTFTELNFQSSAMFEGSEAVKVEGGSAESTVAASISACKKVLCSNSVLDSSEYWLRNGKALCRLGLLDDDGEGGCTTLCFVNLDPQKTDYRDDKCIKKLASVSPDLPKLVDLLSVHQPKENEILLLGGLEASDTCQTHPLSPSQGGQQQRSTGVCLVQCSAQRRSRQPGNITVEINKFLIGLQWGKELQLQQGRAARQRIDDDTNRSISSIEEDFLTASEHLGDDSEDDGFRNEPESSDMAETLVEVAQIHGARLACQRGQLANYQNKEEAEVKKEGHQRASLHNKESAGHYATNLAESVLQDAFIRLSQDETSFVSEAAVCVSLSSRTTNATRPRKTKEPSQQRTCSFELPKIVIVQSPDNSDGGAEWPDAPVSHVPDQDVTVKAQEMPDTGTQVQATHHSGGHPSKHVEVALACAASVIGTITNPELTEQLAMESASEGDTEKEPPEREERVDYSFSSAMCGMAQVAGAVAAVELTEQSEESVDSDADSAEAYTASCGLMSAAKASAAIPLHCSVAEGTSVEAFRANIAEVLHREAAEVLTQPQGYRSIAHLLEATHNKIVDGITCPKRSYMDEREVDDLINEVADSLFTHALEKAKKKKELEGNGKDAPGLQVFLQDSVNNLLFDILCLTQKKICHISRCDQGSYETQEGNTSARELSTTKESKDPFSQLHCLVGHGQFTNSGNECSILHCTDKLTMVPGLREKYVLEENDLISSFSTAHSKEKQQQSPCRQSQSKSTYLPAKDFSEHQQVQQGSGAFREPLCETQVHNTDRRGRVVIASDGRQASLTPQSSLNSCSSLLTWRMDSESRTPITCYADDLAATVVSMATELAAICLENNTGKQPWFCALKGISTEGPEAYLIPACRTVLRRKEAQSGNAASKKHRAPRLSEIKRKTEEQPELMERLVNRVVDESVNLDEPQDPFALFASEVTARIMNCPELNVVDTSKTGQPRSRLQCERWSRGKASSYESIPEEDADPTGTPNTLGPGNRLGQNLSRGSSISKQSSCESITDEFSRFMVNQMETEGRGFDLLLDYYAGKNASSILTAAVQQAASKKNGHLNVRTSSCLSKQSSTESITEEFYRFMLRDMDKENREYGIAKTKEWSNSLFPPSRTPFCIRQSSVPDRRSSDSRLTVNSPIKANSFDGFARNVRGDTLNVFPTNSVSATGLCKSDSCLYQRGRTDHITDMLINETWSSSIESLMRKNKIIADPEDSIELEAAGDSQPHVQQFANRLAADIVDIGKSALGGQQDVAGGKPGSISQAYMPVGERRRGFKQSHLTCGRSRSNQELTGIGVGSGTIDSSAPRMRGPREVPLIHIEGDQRDEETLSNPERTVGGPQEAPAELSATKRTERAPGNRNGTSSASSLGQAELDAFPDVPSQMTVISEQTEKGHLRKENAFESGSERSAGGGGGPLRVLLVVNCDLEAVRVDSELRVALQWIAASELGLPALHFRKSKDKSAAKFQRVVHLMSQKSWRIADLFRALVQFCELHEKEEEEGRSLSSLFDWLLETL; encoded by the exons TAACTTCCAGTCGTCTGCCATGTTCGAAGGCTCGGAGGCTGTCAAGGTGGAGGGAGGCAGCGCGGAGAGCACGGTGGCCGCGTCCATCAGCGCCTGCAAGAAG GTCCTGTGCAGCAACAGCGTGCTGGACTCGTCGGAGTACTGGCTGAGGAACGGGAAGGCTCTGTGCAGACTGGGCCTGCTGGACGACGACGGCGAGGGCGGCTGCACCACG CTCTGTTTTGTAAATCTGGACCCTCAAAAAACTGACTATCGAGATGACAAATGCATCAAG AAATTGGCATCAGTCTCTCCAGACCTGCCAAAGCTTGTTGACTTGCTGAGCGTCCACCAGCCGAAGGAAAACGAGATCCTACTGCTCGGTGGCCTAGAAGCTTCAGATACTTGCCAAACACACccactctccccctctcag GGTGGGCAGCAGCAGAGAAGTACGGGCGTGTGCCTGGTTCAGTGTTCAGCGCAGAGACGCTCCAGACAACCCGGCAACATCACCGTTGAGATCAACAAGTTCCTGATTGGTCTCCAGTGGGGAAAGGAGCTGCAGCTTCAGCAGGGCCGAGCAGCCAGGCAGAGGATCGACGACGACACTAATCGCTCCATCTCTTCAATAGAAGAAGACTTCCTGACTGCCTCAGAACACCTTGGGGATGACAGCGAGGACGATGGGTTCAGAAATG AACCAGAGAGTAGTGACATGGCAGAAACCTTGGTAGAGGTTGCGCAGATACATGGTGCCAGACTTGCATGTCAGAGGGGACAGCTGGCCAATTATCAGAacaaggaggaggcggaggtgaAAAAAGAAGGGCATCAGCGAGCGAGCCTTCATAATAAGGAATCAGCCGGTCACTACGCCACCAATCTGGCCGAATCAGTACTGCAAGACGCCTTCATACGGCTATCCCAAGATGAAACCTCCTTCGTCTCCGAGGCTGCTGTATGCGTGTCCCTCTCCAGTCGTACGACCAACGCGACTCGTCCTCGAAAGACCAAAGAACCTTCCCAGCAGCGCACATGCTCCTTTGAACTCCCCAAGATTGTGATAGTTCAAAGCCCGGACAATTCTGACGGAGGGGCAGAATGGCCTGATGCTCCGGTGTCTCATGTGCCTGATCAGGATGTCACCGTCAAAGCCCAAGAGATGCCAGATACTGGAACACAGGTTCAAGCAACCCACCACAGTGGAGGACACCCATCCAAACATGTTGAGGTGGCTCTGGCGTGTGCCGCCAGCGTCATTGGCACCATTACCAATCCGGAGCTGACTGAACAGCTTGCCATGGAATCGGCATCAGAGGGAGACACGGAGAAGGAGCCGCCAGAACGAGAGGAGAGAGTTGACTACTCCTTCTCCTCGGCGATGTGTGGCATGGCTCAGGTAGCGGGTGCTGTAGCAGCTGTGGAACTAACAGAGCAGTCGGAGGAGTCCGTGGATTCTGACGCGGATTCCGCTGAAGCCTACACAGCGTCCTGTGGTCTGATGTCTGCTGCCAAAGCTTCTGCAGCCATCCCACTGCACTGCAGCGTGGCCGAGGGTACCAGTGTGGAAGCGTTTCGTGCCAACATCGCTGAGGTCCTACACAGGGAAGCGGCGGAGGTTCTGACTCAGCCGCAAGGCTACAGGAGTATCGCCCACCTGCTGGAGGCCACGCATAACAAGATAGTAGATGGCATCACTTGTCCAAAACGTTCCTACATGGATGAAAGGGAAGTGGATGACCTGATAAATGAGGTGGCAGATAGCCTATTCACACATGCTTTAgagaaagcaaaaaagaaaaaagaactggAGGGTAATGGAAAAGATGCCCCAGGCCTTCAGGTCTTTCTGCAGGACAGTGTTAACAATTTGCTGTTTGATATCCTTTGTCTGACACAGAAGAAAATCTGTCATATCTCAAGATGTGACCAAGGGTCCTACGAGACACAAGAGGGCAACACCAGTGCTAGGGAGCTATCAACCACCAAAGAGAGCAAGGATCCCTTTAGTCAATTACATTGCTTAGTTGGCCACGGCCAGTTCACTAATAGCGGGAACGAGTGCAGCATCTTACACTGCACAGATAAGCTTACCATGGTTCCTGGGCTGCGGGAGAAATATGTGCTTGAGGAAAATGATCTGATATCGTCTTTCTCCACAGCACACAGCAAAGAGAAACAACAGCAGTCACCATGCAGACAAAGTCAGTCTAAATCCACCTATTTGCCTGCCAAGGACTTCTCTGAAcaccagcaggtccagcagGGCAGTGGTGCCTTCAGAGAACCTTTGTGCGAAACCCAAGTTCATAACACAGACCGAAGAGGACGAGTAGTGATCGCCAGTGACGGCAGACAGGCCTCGCTCACACCTCAGTCCTCCCTTAACTCTTGCAGTTCTCTTCTTACTTGGAGAATGGATTCAGAATCCAGGACACCTATTACTTGCTATGCTGATGATTTGGCTGCTACAGTTGTGTCTATGGCCACCGAACTGGCCGCCATCTGCCTCGAAAACAACACTGGGAAACAACCTTGGTTCTGTGCCCTGAAGGGGATATCTACTGAAGGGCCAGAAGCCTACTTGATCCCTGCTTGCCGCACAGTGCTCAGGAGGAAAGAAGCACAGAGCGGCAATGCGGCCTCCAAGAAACATCGGGCGCCACGCCTCAGTGAGATCAAGAGGAAAACGGAGGAGCAACCAGAGCTGATGGAGCGGCTGGTGAACCGGGTGGTGGACGAATCGGTGAACCTAGATGAACCACAGGACCCGTTTGCCCTCTTTGCCTCAGAAGTCACGGCAAGGATCATGAACTGCCCTGAGCTTAACGTCGTGGACACCTCCAAAACCGGCCAGCCGCGCAGCAGGTTGCAGTGTGAGAGGTGGAGCCGCGGGAAGGCCTCTAGCTATGAGAGTATTCCAGAAGAAGATGCCGACCCCACGGGAACACCCAACACTTTGGGCCCCGGCAATCGGTTAGGTCAGAATTTGAGCCGCGGTAGCTCAATCTCTAAGCAGTCCAGCTGTGAGAGCATCACTGATGAGTTTTCTCGCTTCATGGTGAACCAGATGGAGACCGAGGGCAGGGGCTTTGACCTTCTTCTGGACTACTATGCAGGAAAAAATGCCAGCAGCATTCTGACTGCGGCCGTACAACAGGCAGCGTCAAAGAAAAATGGTCACCTTAATGTCCGGACCTCATCCTGCCTGTCCAAACAGTCGAGCACAGAGAGCATCACGGAGGAGTTCTACAGGTTCATGCTTCGGGACATGGACAAGGAAAACAGAGAGTATGGCATCGCAAAGACTAAGGAGTGGAGCAACAGCCTATTCCCCCCTTCTAGAACACCCTTCTGTATACGACAGTCCTCTGTCCCGGACCGGCGCTCCTCAGACTCGAGACTGACTGTCAACTCGCCCATAAAAGCAAATTCGTTCGACGGATTTGCCCGCAACGTGCGGGGAGACACCCTGAATGTCTTCCCCACCAACTCAGTGTCGGCCACAGGACTGTGTAAGTCAGACTCCTGCCTCTATCAAAGGGGTAGGACTGACCATATTACCGATATGCTGATTAATGAGACGTGGTCGAGTTCCATTGAGTCCTTGATGAGAAAGAACAAGATCATTGCTGATCCGGAGGACAGTATTGAGCTGGAAGCTGCGGGAGACTCTCAGCCTCATGTGCAACAGTTTGCCAATCGCCTGGCAGCTGATATTGTAGATATTGGCAAGTCTGCCTTGGGGGGCCAGCAAGATGTGGCCGGGGGTAAACCTGGGTCAATATCACAGGCATATATGCCTGTTGGTGAAAGAAGGAGGGGGTTCAAACAATCTCATCTAACTTGTGGTCGAAGCAGGTCCAATCAAGAGCTGACTGGTATTGGAGTAGGGTCCGGGACCATCGACAGCAGCGCCCCACGCATGAGGGGCCCCAGAGAGGTGCCACTGATCCACATCGAGGGCGATCAGAGGGATGAAGAGACTCTGTCAAACCCTGAAAGAACAGTAGGGGGACCTCAGGAAGCACCCGCAGAACTGTCGGCTACCAAGCGTACAGAGAGAGCTCCGGGCAACAG GAACGGGACCAGCAGCGCGTCCAGTCTGGGCCAGGCAGAGCTGGATGCTTTCCCCGATGTGCCCAGTCAGATGACAGTAATCAG TGAACAGACAGAGAAAGGACATCTGAGGAAGGAAAACGCCTTCG AGAGCGGTTCGGAGAGGtcagccggcggcggcggcggccctcTCCGGGTGCTGTTGGTGGTAAACTGCGACCTGGAGGCCGTACGCGTGGACTCGGAGCTCAGAGTGGCCCTGCAGTGGATCGCCGCCTCCGAGCTGGGCCTCCCTGCTCTTCACTTCAGGAAGTCCAAAGACAAGAGCGCTGCAAAG TTTCAGAGGGTGGTCCACCTGATGTCTCAGAAGTCGTGGCGGATTGCAGACTTGTTCCGCGCGCTGGTCCAGTTCTGTGAGCTACacgagaaagaggaagaggagggtcgGTCTCTGTCCAGCCTGTTCGATTGGCTGTTGGAGACCCTGTAG
- the sphkap gene encoding A-kinase anchor protein SPHKAP isoform X1, which produces MLPSLFTVLRTFTELNFQSSAMFEGSEAVKVEGGSAESTVAASISACKKVLCSNSVLDSSEYWLRNGKALCRLGLLDDDGEGGCTTLCFVNLDPQKTDYRDDKCIKKLASVSPDLPKLVDLLSVHQPKENEILLLGGLEASDTCQTHPLSPSQGGQQQRSTGVCLVQCSAQRRSRQPGNITVEINKFLIGLQWGKELQLQQGRAARQRIDDDTNRSISSIEEDFLTASEHLGDDSEDDGFRNEPESSDMAETLVEVAQIHGARLACQRGQLANYQNKEEAEVKKEGHQRASLHNKESAGHYATNLAESVLQDAFIRLSQDETSFVSEAAVCVSLSSRTTNATRPRKTKEPSQQRTCSFELPKIVIVQSPDNSDGGAEWPDAPVSHVPDQDVTVKAQEMPDTGTQVQATHHSGGHPSKHVEVALACAASVIGTITNPELTEQLAMESASEGDTEKEPPEREERVDYSFSSAMCGMAQVAGAVAAVELTEQSEESVDSDADSAEAYTASCGLMSAAKASAAIPLHCSVAEGTSVEAFRANIAEVLHREAAEVLTQPQGYRSIAHLLEATHNKIVDGITCPKRSYMDEREVDDLINEVADSLFTHALEKAKKKKELEGNGKDAPGLQVFLQDSVNNLLFDILCLTQKKICHISRCDQGSYETQEGNTSARELSTTKESKDPFSQLHCLVGHGQFTNSGNECSILHCTDKLTMVPGLREKYVLEENDLISSFSTAHSKEKQQQSPCRQSQSKSTYLPAKDFSEHQQVQQGSGAFREPLCETQVHNTDRRGRVVIASDGRQASLTPQSSLNSCSSLLTWRMDSESRTPITCYADDLAATVVSMATELAAICLENNTGKQPWFCALKGISTEGPEAYLIPACRTVLRRKEAQSGNAASKKHRAPRLSEIKRKTEEQPELMERLVNRVVDESVNLDEPQDPFALFASEVTARIMNCPELNVVDTSKTGQPRSRLQCERWSRGKASSYESIPEEDADPTGTPNTLGPGNRLGQNLSRGSSISKQSSCESITDEFSRFMVNQMETEGRGFDLLLDYYAGKNASSILTAAVQQAASKKNGHLNVRTSSCLSKQSSTESITEEFYRFMLRDMDKENREYGIAKTKEWSNSLFPPSRTPFCIRQSSVPDRRSSDSRLTVNSPIKANSFDGFARNVRGDTLNVFPTNSVSATGLCKSDSCLYQRGRTDHITDMLINETWSSSIESLMRKNKIIADPEDSIELEAAGDSQPHVQQFANRLAADIVDIGKSALGGQQDVAGGKPGSISQAYMPVGERRRGFKQSHLTCGRSRSNQELTGIGVGSGTIDSSAPRMRGPREVPLIHIEGDQRDEETLSNPERTVGGPQEAPAELSATKRTERAPGNSSERNRPTAAVAAVVKSGKRSMSASSEESTGSWSHITPEDDPHEETSSFIQLSEGNGTSSASSLGQAELDAFPDVPSQMTVISEQTEKGHLRKENAFESGSERSAGGGGGPLRVLLVVNCDLEAVRVDSELRVALQWIAASELGLPALHFRKSKDKSAAKFQRVVHLMSQKSWRIADLFRALVQFCELHEKEEEEGRSLSSLFDWLLETL; this is translated from the exons TAACTTCCAGTCGTCTGCCATGTTCGAAGGCTCGGAGGCTGTCAAGGTGGAGGGAGGCAGCGCGGAGAGCACGGTGGCCGCGTCCATCAGCGCCTGCAAGAAG GTCCTGTGCAGCAACAGCGTGCTGGACTCGTCGGAGTACTGGCTGAGGAACGGGAAGGCTCTGTGCAGACTGGGCCTGCTGGACGACGACGGCGAGGGCGGCTGCACCACG CTCTGTTTTGTAAATCTGGACCCTCAAAAAACTGACTATCGAGATGACAAATGCATCAAG AAATTGGCATCAGTCTCTCCAGACCTGCCAAAGCTTGTTGACTTGCTGAGCGTCCACCAGCCGAAGGAAAACGAGATCCTACTGCTCGGTGGCCTAGAAGCTTCAGATACTTGCCAAACACACccactctccccctctcag GGTGGGCAGCAGCAGAGAAGTACGGGCGTGTGCCTGGTTCAGTGTTCAGCGCAGAGACGCTCCAGACAACCCGGCAACATCACCGTTGAGATCAACAAGTTCCTGATTGGTCTCCAGTGGGGAAAGGAGCTGCAGCTTCAGCAGGGCCGAGCAGCCAGGCAGAGGATCGACGACGACACTAATCGCTCCATCTCTTCAATAGAAGAAGACTTCCTGACTGCCTCAGAACACCTTGGGGATGACAGCGAGGACGATGGGTTCAGAAATG AACCAGAGAGTAGTGACATGGCAGAAACCTTGGTAGAGGTTGCGCAGATACATGGTGCCAGACTTGCATGTCAGAGGGGACAGCTGGCCAATTATCAGAacaaggaggaggcggaggtgaAAAAAGAAGGGCATCAGCGAGCGAGCCTTCATAATAAGGAATCAGCCGGTCACTACGCCACCAATCTGGCCGAATCAGTACTGCAAGACGCCTTCATACGGCTATCCCAAGATGAAACCTCCTTCGTCTCCGAGGCTGCTGTATGCGTGTCCCTCTCCAGTCGTACGACCAACGCGACTCGTCCTCGAAAGACCAAAGAACCTTCCCAGCAGCGCACATGCTCCTTTGAACTCCCCAAGATTGTGATAGTTCAAAGCCCGGACAATTCTGACGGAGGGGCAGAATGGCCTGATGCTCCGGTGTCTCATGTGCCTGATCAGGATGTCACCGTCAAAGCCCAAGAGATGCCAGATACTGGAACACAGGTTCAAGCAACCCACCACAGTGGAGGACACCCATCCAAACATGTTGAGGTGGCTCTGGCGTGTGCCGCCAGCGTCATTGGCACCATTACCAATCCGGAGCTGACTGAACAGCTTGCCATGGAATCGGCATCAGAGGGAGACACGGAGAAGGAGCCGCCAGAACGAGAGGAGAGAGTTGACTACTCCTTCTCCTCGGCGATGTGTGGCATGGCTCAGGTAGCGGGTGCTGTAGCAGCTGTGGAACTAACAGAGCAGTCGGAGGAGTCCGTGGATTCTGACGCGGATTCCGCTGAAGCCTACACAGCGTCCTGTGGTCTGATGTCTGCTGCCAAAGCTTCTGCAGCCATCCCACTGCACTGCAGCGTGGCCGAGGGTACCAGTGTGGAAGCGTTTCGTGCCAACATCGCTGAGGTCCTACACAGGGAAGCGGCGGAGGTTCTGACTCAGCCGCAAGGCTACAGGAGTATCGCCCACCTGCTGGAGGCCACGCATAACAAGATAGTAGATGGCATCACTTGTCCAAAACGTTCCTACATGGATGAAAGGGAAGTGGATGACCTGATAAATGAGGTGGCAGATAGCCTATTCACACATGCTTTAgagaaagcaaaaaagaaaaaagaactggAGGGTAATGGAAAAGATGCCCCAGGCCTTCAGGTCTTTCTGCAGGACAGTGTTAACAATTTGCTGTTTGATATCCTTTGTCTGACACAGAAGAAAATCTGTCATATCTCAAGATGTGACCAAGGGTCCTACGAGACACAAGAGGGCAACACCAGTGCTAGGGAGCTATCAACCACCAAAGAGAGCAAGGATCCCTTTAGTCAATTACATTGCTTAGTTGGCCACGGCCAGTTCACTAATAGCGGGAACGAGTGCAGCATCTTACACTGCACAGATAAGCTTACCATGGTTCCTGGGCTGCGGGAGAAATATGTGCTTGAGGAAAATGATCTGATATCGTCTTTCTCCACAGCACACAGCAAAGAGAAACAACAGCAGTCACCATGCAGACAAAGTCAGTCTAAATCCACCTATTTGCCTGCCAAGGACTTCTCTGAAcaccagcaggtccagcagGGCAGTGGTGCCTTCAGAGAACCTTTGTGCGAAACCCAAGTTCATAACACAGACCGAAGAGGACGAGTAGTGATCGCCAGTGACGGCAGACAGGCCTCGCTCACACCTCAGTCCTCCCTTAACTCTTGCAGTTCTCTTCTTACTTGGAGAATGGATTCAGAATCCAGGACACCTATTACTTGCTATGCTGATGATTTGGCTGCTACAGTTGTGTCTATGGCCACCGAACTGGCCGCCATCTGCCTCGAAAACAACACTGGGAAACAACCTTGGTTCTGTGCCCTGAAGGGGATATCTACTGAAGGGCCAGAAGCCTACTTGATCCCTGCTTGCCGCACAGTGCTCAGGAGGAAAGAAGCACAGAGCGGCAATGCGGCCTCCAAGAAACATCGGGCGCCACGCCTCAGTGAGATCAAGAGGAAAACGGAGGAGCAACCAGAGCTGATGGAGCGGCTGGTGAACCGGGTGGTGGACGAATCGGTGAACCTAGATGAACCACAGGACCCGTTTGCCCTCTTTGCCTCAGAAGTCACGGCAAGGATCATGAACTGCCCTGAGCTTAACGTCGTGGACACCTCCAAAACCGGCCAGCCGCGCAGCAGGTTGCAGTGTGAGAGGTGGAGCCGCGGGAAGGCCTCTAGCTATGAGAGTATTCCAGAAGAAGATGCCGACCCCACGGGAACACCCAACACTTTGGGCCCCGGCAATCGGTTAGGTCAGAATTTGAGCCGCGGTAGCTCAATCTCTAAGCAGTCCAGCTGTGAGAGCATCACTGATGAGTTTTCTCGCTTCATGGTGAACCAGATGGAGACCGAGGGCAGGGGCTTTGACCTTCTTCTGGACTACTATGCAGGAAAAAATGCCAGCAGCATTCTGACTGCGGCCGTACAACAGGCAGCGTCAAAGAAAAATGGTCACCTTAATGTCCGGACCTCATCCTGCCTGTCCAAACAGTCGAGCACAGAGAGCATCACGGAGGAGTTCTACAGGTTCATGCTTCGGGACATGGACAAGGAAAACAGAGAGTATGGCATCGCAAAGACTAAGGAGTGGAGCAACAGCCTATTCCCCCCTTCTAGAACACCCTTCTGTATACGACAGTCCTCTGTCCCGGACCGGCGCTCCTCAGACTCGAGACTGACTGTCAACTCGCCCATAAAAGCAAATTCGTTCGACGGATTTGCCCGCAACGTGCGGGGAGACACCCTGAATGTCTTCCCCACCAACTCAGTGTCGGCCACAGGACTGTGTAAGTCAGACTCCTGCCTCTATCAAAGGGGTAGGACTGACCATATTACCGATATGCTGATTAATGAGACGTGGTCGAGTTCCATTGAGTCCTTGATGAGAAAGAACAAGATCATTGCTGATCCGGAGGACAGTATTGAGCTGGAAGCTGCGGGAGACTCTCAGCCTCATGTGCAACAGTTTGCCAATCGCCTGGCAGCTGATATTGTAGATATTGGCAAGTCTGCCTTGGGGGGCCAGCAAGATGTGGCCGGGGGTAAACCTGGGTCAATATCACAGGCATATATGCCTGTTGGTGAAAGAAGGAGGGGGTTCAAACAATCTCATCTAACTTGTGGTCGAAGCAGGTCCAATCAAGAGCTGACTGGTATTGGAGTAGGGTCCGGGACCATCGACAGCAGCGCCCCACGCATGAGGGGCCCCAGAGAGGTGCCACTGATCCACATCGAGGGCGATCAGAGGGATGAAGAGACTCTGTCAAACCCTGAAAGAACAGTAGGGGGACCTCAGGAAGCACCCGCAGAACTGTCGGCTACCAAGCGTACAGAGAGAGCTCCGGGCAACAG CAGTGAGAGGAACAGGCCAACCGCGGCGGTGGCTGCAGTAGTGAAGAGCGGCAAGCGCTCTATGAGCGCTagcagtgaagagagcacgggGAGCTGGTCCCATATAACCCCCGAGGATGACCCCCACGAGGAGACCAGTAGTTTTATCCAGCTGAGCGAGGG GAACGGGACCAGCAGCGCGTCCAGTCTGGGCCAGGCAGAGCTGGATGCTTTCCCCGATGTGCCCAGTCAGATGACAGTAATCAG TGAACAGACAGAGAAAGGACATCTGAGGAAGGAAAACGCCTTCG AGAGCGGTTCGGAGAGGtcagccggcggcggcggcggccctcTCCGGGTGCTGTTGGTGGTAAACTGCGACCTGGAGGCCGTACGCGTGGACTCGGAGCTCAGAGTGGCCCTGCAGTGGATCGCCGCCTCCGAGCTGGGCCTCCCTGCTCTTCACTTCAGGAAGTCCAAAGACAAGAGCGCTGCAAAG TTTCAGAGGGTGGTCCACCTGATGTCTCAGAAGTCGTGGCGGATTGCAGACTTGTTCCGCGCGCTGGTCCAGTTCTGTGAGCTACacgagaaagaggaagaggagggtcgGTCTCTGTCCAGCCTGTTCGATTGGCTGTTGGAGACCCTGTAG